In one Notolabrus celidotus isolate fNotCel1 chromosome 1, fNotCel1.pri, whole genome shotgun sequence genomic region, the following are encoded:
- the im:7151449 gene encoding complement decay-accelerating factor isoform X1, producing the protein MDVFLNTREMQGLKTLLFVYLLVVKAAAVCPKPEGEGNLVLTTEALLMNDFPEETQVTLECGNGFQTDTGSGVITCIDGKWTKPDLTCKKTDCGPPRPEPNMSFDLTAGTLFGAIIKAVCDKGYRLSGSSFKQCYAPGWSGKAKCNIVTCMIPNEVINGRHLWDSQDKPKYGDPVHYVCDAGFSLIGKVSITCTETGQYDSDPPECQGVAAEETITTKMVTPSPATPAQGGGNIVTTVAPPKVTVHRETTVTSATGTVPPRLQGDRGIMTAEETVAPSTVTPTTSLQDQQDDTLNNNVIGYVIAGVGAILLAVGSVILLHKCLMKKKGSYDTREDLKPELLQFQNL; encoded by the exons ATGGACGTTTTCCTGAACACACGTGAAATGCAAGGACTGAAAACTCTGCTGTTTGTGTACCTCCTCGTCGTGAAGGCAGCAG CTGTGTGTCCGAAACCTGAAGGAGAGGGAAATCTGGTCTTAACCACTGAAGCTCTCCTAATGAATGATTTTCCAGAGGAAACTCAAGTCACATTAGAGTGTGGTAATGGGTTTCAGACAGACACCGGCTCTGGAGTCATTACCTGCATTGATGGAAAGTGGACCAAACCAGATCTCACCTGTAAAA AGACAGACTGTGGTCCCCCTCGGCCTGAGCCAAATATGAGCTTTGATTTGACTGCTGGGACCCTGTTTGGAGCTATAATAAAAGCAGTTTGTGATAAAGG TTACCGGCTTAGTGGTTCAAGCTTCAAACAGTGCTACGCCCCAGGGTGGAGTGGAAAAGCCAAGTGTAATA TTGTAACCTGTATGATACCTAATGAAGTGATCAATGGCAGACACTTATGGGATTCTCAAGACAAACCAAAATATGGAGACCCCGTTCATTACGTGTGTGATGCAGGATTCAGTCTCATCGGGAAGGTCAGCATAACGTGCACTGAAACCGGTCAATACGACTCTGATCCGCCTGAGTGCCAAG GTGTTGCAGCAGAAGAGACAATTACAACAAAAATGGTAACTCCATCACCTGCAACTCCAGCACAAG GTGGCGGAAATATTGTCACAACAGTTGCACCTCCAAAAGTCACAGTACACAGAGAAACAACTGTTACAAGTGCAACAGGAACTGTCCCGCCTAGACTACAAG gtgacagagGCATTATGACAGCTGAGGAAACAGTTGCTCCATCCACAGTAACGCCAACGACTTCATTACAAG ATCAGCAAGATGACACTTTAAATAACAACGTTATCG GATATGTTATAGCTGGAGTGGGAGCCATTTTATTAG CAGTGGGTTCAGTTATTCTCTTACATAAGTGtctaatgaagaaaaaagg CTCATATGACACCAGAGAGGACCTGAAGCCGGAGTTATTACAGTTCCAAAATCTTTAG
- the im:7151449 gene encoding complement decay-accelerating factor isoform X3, translated as MDVFLNTREMQGLKTLLFVYLLVVKAAAVCPKPEGEGNLVLTTEALLMNDFPEETQVTLECGNGFQTDTGSGVITCIDGKWTKPDLTCKKTDCGPPRPEPNMSFDLTAGTLFGAIIKAVCDKGYRLSGSSFKQCYAPGWSGKAKCNIVTCMIPNEVINGRHLWDSQDKPKYGDPVHYVCDAGFSLIGKVSITCTETGQYDSDPPECQGVAAEETITTKMVTPSPATPAQGGGNIVTTVAPPKVTVHRETTVTSATGTVPPRLQGDRGIMTAEETVAPSTVTPTTSLQDQQDDTLNNNVIGYVIAGVGAILLAVGSVILLHKCLMKKKGSVNVTAPI; from the exons ATGGACGTTTTCCTGAACACACGTGAAATGCAAGGACTGAAAACTCTGCTGTTTGTGTACCTCCTCGTCGTGAAGGCAGCAG CTGTGTGTCCGAAACCTGAAGGAGAGGGAAATCTGGTCTTAACCACTGAAGCTCTCCTAATGAATGATTTTCCAGAGGAAACTCAAGTCACATTAGAGTGTGGTAATGGGTTTCAGACAGACACCGGCTCTGGAGTCATTACCTGCATTGATGGAAAGTGGACCAAACCAGATCTCACCTGTAAAA AGACAGACTGTGGTCCCCCTCGGCCTGAGCCAAATATGAGCTTTGATTTGACTGCTGGGACCCTGTTTGGAGCTATAATAAAAGCAGTTTGTGATAAAGG TTACCGGCTTAGTGGTTCAAGCTTCAAACAGTGCTACGCCCCAGGGTGGAGTGGAAAAGCCAAGTGTAATA TTGTAACCTGTATGATACCTAATGAAGTGATCAATGGCAGACACTTATGGGATTCTCAAGACAAACCAAAATATGGAGACCCCGTTCATTACGTGTGTGATGCAGGATTCAGTCTCATCGGGAAGGTCAGCATAACGTGCACTGAAACCGGTCAATACGACTCTGATCCGCCTGAGTGCCAAG GTGTTGCAGCAGAAGAGACAATTACAACAAAAATGGTAACTCCATCACCTGCAACTCCAGCACAAG GTGGCGGAAATATTGTCACAACAGTTGCACCTCCAAAAGTCACAGTACACAGAGAAACAACTGTTACAAGTGCAACAGGAACTGTCCCGCCTAGACTACAAG gtgacagagGCATTATGACAGCTGAGGAAACAGTTGCTCCATCCACAGTAACGCCAACGACTTCATTACAAG ATCAGCAAGATGACACTTTAAATAACAACGTTATCG GATATGTTATAGCTGGAGTGGGAGCCATTTTATTAG CAGTGGGTTCAGTTATTCTCTTACATAAGTGtctaatgaagaaaaaagg CTCTGTTAATGTGACGGCGCCTATCTGA
- the im:7151449 gene encoding complement decay-accelerating factor isoform X2: MDVFLNTREMQGLKTLLFVYLLVVKAAAVCPKPEGEGNLVLTTEALLMNDFPEETQVTLECGNGFQTDTGSGVITCIDGKWTKPDLTCKKTDCGPPRPEPNMSFDLTAGTLFGAIIKAVCDKGYRLSGSSFKQCYAPGWSGKAKCNIVTCMIPNEVINGRHLWDSQDKPKYGDPVHYVCDAGFSLIGKVSITCTETGQYDSDPPECQGVAAEETITTKMVTPSPATPAQGGGNIVTTVAPPKVTVHRETTVTSATGTVPPRLQGDRGIMTAEETVAPSTVTPTTSLQDQQDDTLNNNVIGYVIAGVGAILLVGSVILLHKCLMKKKGSYDTREDLKPELLQFQNL; the protein is encoded by the exons ATGGACGTTTTCCTGAACACACGTGAAATGCAAGGACTGAAAACTCTGCTGTTTGTGTACCTCCTCGTCGTGAAGGCAGCAG CTGTGTGTCCGAAACCTGAAGGAGAGGGAAATCTGGTCTTAACCACTGAAGCTCTCCTAATGAATGATTTTCCAGAGGAAACTCAAGTCACATTAGAGTGTGGTAATGGGTTTCAGACAGACACCGGCTCTGGAGTCATTACCTGCATTGATGGAAAGTGGACCAAACCAGATCTCACCTGTAAAA AGACAGACTGTGGTCCCCCTCGGCCTGAGCCAAATATGAGCTTTGATTTGACTGCTGGGACCCTGTTTGGAGCTATAATAAAAGCAGTTTGTGATAAAGG TTACCGGCTTAGTGGTTCAAGCTTCAAACAGTGCTACGCCCCAGGGTGGAGTGGAAAAGCCAAGTGTAATA TTGTAACCTGTATGATACCTAATGAAGTGATCAATGGCAGACACTTATGGGATTCTCAAGACAAACCAAAATATGGAGACCCCGTTCATTACGTGTGTGATGCAGGATTCAGTCTCATCGGGAAGGTCAGCATAACGTGCACTGAAACCGGTCAATACGACTCTGATCCGCCTGAGTGCCAAG GTGTTGCAGCAGAAGAGACAATTACAACAAAAATGGTAACTCCATCACCTGCAACTCCAGCACAAG GTGGCGGAAATATTGTCACAACAGTTGCACCTCCAAAAGTCACAGTACACAGAGAAACAACTGTTACAAGTGCAACAGGAACTGTCCCGCCTAGACTACAAG gtgacagagGCATTATGACAGCTGAGGAAACAGTTGCTCCATCCACAGTAACGCCAACGACTTCATTACAAG ATCAGCAAGATGACACTTTAAATAACAACGTTATCG GATATGTTATAGCTGGAGTGGGAGCCATTTTATTAG TGGGTTCAGTTATTCTCTTACATAAGTGtctaatgaagaaaaaagg CTCATATGACACCAGAGAGGACCTGAAGCCGGAGTTATTACAGTTCCAAAATCTTTAG
- the im:7151449 gene encoding complement decay-accelerating factor isoform X4 gives MDVFLNTREMQGLKTLLFVYLLVVKAAAVCPKPEGEGNLVLTTEALLMNDFPEETQVTLECGNGFQTDTGSGVITCIDGKWTKPDLTCKKTDCGPPRPEPNMSFDLTAGTLFGAIIKAVCDKGYRLSGSSFKQCYAPGWSGKAKCNIVTCMIPNEVINGRHLWDSQDKPKYGDPVHYVCDAGFSLIGKVSITCTETGQYDSDPPECQGVAAEETITTKMVTPSPATPAQGGGNIVTTVAPPKVTVHRETTVTSATGTVPPRLQGDRGIMTAEETVAPSTVTPTTSLQDQQDDTLNNNVIGYVIAGVGAILLVGSVILLHKCLMKKKGSVNVTAPI, from the exons ATGGACGTTTTCCTGAACACACGTGAAATGCAAGGACTGAAAACTCTGCTGTTTGTGTACCTCCTCGTCGTGAAGGCAGCAG CTGTGTGTCCGAAACCTGAAGGAGAGGGAAATCTGGTCTTAACCACTGAAGCTCTCCTAATGAATGATTTTCCAGAGGAAACTCAAGTCACATTAGAGTGTGGTAATGGGTTTCAGACAGACACCGGCTCTGGAGTCATTACCTGCATTGATGGAAAGTGGACCAAACCAGATCTCACCTGTAAAA AGACAGACTGTGGTCCCCCTCGGCCTGAGCCAAATATGAGCTTTGATTTGACTGCTGGGACCCTGTTTGGAGCTATAATAAAAGCAGTTTGTGATAAAGG TTACCGGCTTAGTGGTTCAAGCTTCAAACAGTGCTACGCCCCAGGGTGGAGTGGAAAAGCCAAGTGTAATA TTGTAACCTGTATGATACCTAATGAAGTGATCAATGGCAGACACTTATGGGATTCTCAAGACAAACCAAAATATGGAGACCCCGTTCATTACGTGTGTGATGCAGGATTCAGTCTCATCGGGAAGGTCAGCATAACGTGCACTGAAACCGGTCAATACGACTCTGATCCGCCTGAGTGCCAAG GTGTTGCAGCAGAAGAGACAATTACAACAAAAATGGTAACTCCATCACCTGCAACTCCAGCACAAG GTGGCGGAAATATTGTCACAACAGTTGCACCTCCAAAAGTCACAGTACACAGAGAAACAACTGTTACAAGTGCAACAGGAACTGTCCCGCCTAGACTACAAG gtgacagagGCATTATGACAGCTGAGGAAACAGTTGCTCCATCCACAGTAACGCCAACGACTTCATTACAAG ATCAGCAAGATGACACTTTAAATAACAACGTTATCG GATATGTTATAGCTGGAGTGGGAGCCATTTTATTAG TGGGTTCAGTTATTCTCTTACATAAGTGtctaatgaagaaaaaagg CTCTGTTAATGTGACGGCGCCTATCTGA
- the im:7151449 gene encoding complement decay-accelerating factor isoform X5 produces the protein MNDFPEETQVTLECGNGFQTDTGSGVITCIDGKWTKPDLTCKKTDCGPPRPEPNMSFDLTAGTLFGAIIKAVCDKGYRLSGSSFKQCYAPGWSGKAKCNIVTCMIPNEVINGRHLWDSQDKPKYGDPVHYVCDAGFSLIGKVSITCTETGQYDSDPPECQGVAAEETITTKMVTPSPATPAQGGGNIVTTVAPPKVTVHRETTVTSATGTVPPRLQGDRGIMTAEETVAPSTVTPTTSLQDQQDDTLNNNVIGYVIAGVGAILLAVGSVILLHKCLMKKKGSYDTREDLKPELLQFQNL, from the exons ATGAATGATTTTCCAGAGGAAACTCAAGTCACATTAGAGTGTGGTAATGGGTTTCAGACAGACACCGGCTCTGGAGTCATTACCTGCATTGATGGAAAGTGGACCAAACCAGATCTCACCTGTAAAA AGACAGACTGTGGTCCCCCTCGGCCTGAGCCAAATATGAGCTTTGATTTGACTGCTGGGACCCTGTTTGGAGCTATAATAAAAGCAGTTTGTGATAAAGG TTACCGGCTTAGTGGTTCAAGCTTCAAACAGTGCTACGCCCCAGGGTGGAGTGGAAAAGCCAAGTGTAATA TTGTAACCTGTATGATACCTAATGAAGTGATCAATGGCAGACACTTATGGGATTCTCAAGACAAACCAAAATATGGAGACCCCGTTCATTACGTGTGTGATGCAGGATTCAGTCTCATCGGGAAGGTCAGCATAACGTGCACTGAAACCGGTCAATACGACTCTGATCCGCCTGAGTGCCAAG GTGTTGCAGCAGAAGAGACAATTACAACAAAAATGGTAACTCCATCACCTGCAACTCCAGCACAAG GTGGCGGAAATATTGTCACAACAGTTGCACCTCCAAAAGTCACAGTACACAGAGAAACAACTGTTACAAGTGCAACAGGAACTGTCCCGCCTAGACTACAAG gtgacagagGCATTATGACAGCTGAGGAAACAGTTGCTCCATCCACAGTAACGCCAACGACTTCATTACAAG ATCAGCAAGATGACACTTTAAATAACAACGTTATCG GATATGTTATAGCTGGAGTGGGAGCCATTTTATTAG CAGTGGGTTCAGTTATTCTCTTACATAAGTGtctaatgaagaaaaaagg CTCATATGACACCAGAGAGGACCTGAAGCCGGAGTTATTACAGTTCCAAAATCTTTAG